The following coding sequences lie in one Pseudomonas sp. SL4(2022) genomic window:
- the xthA gene encoding exodeoxyribonuclease III, with translation MKIVSFNINGLRARPHQLAALIEKHQPDVIGLQETKVADEQFPEADIRQLGYHVYYHGQKGHYGVALLSRQQPLSLHKGFPGDAEDAQRRFIYGTFADAQGNPVTVMNGYFPQGESRDHPTKFPAKQRFYADLQQLLLSQFSPEQPLVVMGDINISPEDCDIGIGEPNRLRWLKTGKCSFLPEEREWLATLKNWGLVDSFRHLNPTVNDRFSWFDYRSRGFEDEPKRGLRIDVILASQALQGRIKDAGVDYDLRGMEKPSDHAPIWLELGL, from the coding sequence ATGAAGATCGTCTCCTTCAATATCAATGGCCTGCGTGCCCGCCCGCATCAACTGGCAGCGCTGATCGAAAAGCATCAGCCGGATGTAATCGGCCTGCAGGAAACCAAAGTCGCCGACGAGCAGTTCCCCGAGGCCGACATTCGTCAGCTTGGTTATCACGTGTATTACCACGGACAGAAGGGCCATTACGGCGTCGCCCTGCTCTCGCGCCAGCAACCCCTGAGCCTGCACAAGGGTTTCCCTGGGGATGCGGAGGACGCGCAGCGGCGTTTTATCTACGGCACCTTCGCCGATGCCCAGGGCAACCCGGTGACGGTGATGAACGGTTACTTCCCGCAAGGTGAAAGCCGCGACCACCCCACCAAGTTCCCGGCCAAGCAACGTTTTTATGCCGACTTGCAGCAACTGCTGCTCAGCCAGTTCAGCCCAGAGCAGCCGCTGGTGGTGATGGGCGATATCAATATTTCGCCGGAAGACTGCGACATCGGCATTGGCGAACCCAATCGTCTGCGCTGGCTGAAAACCGGTAAATGCAGCTTTCTGCCAGAAGAGCGCGAGTGGCTGGCCACCCTGAAGAACTGGGGCCTGGTTGACAGCTTCCGCCACCTCAACCCCACCGTGAATGATCGGTTCAGTTGGTTTGATTACCGTAGCCGTGGTTTTGAGGATGAGCCCAAGCGCGGCCTGCGCATCGACGTGATTCTCGCCTCCCAGGCACTGCAAGGGCGAATCAAGGATGCGGGAGTCGATTACGACCTGCGTGGCATGGAGAAACCCTCTGACCATGCGCCCATCTGGCTGGAGTTAGGCCTGTAA
- a CDS encoding GNAT family N-acetyltransferase, with translation MPDSLAEVRLLDSGYAREARSLLYQAYRHDPTFAYLFEAERPGYDQRVRATVRELVQQHFAEDLPAIGLLIDDRLIGMALIAPPQRRMDITESWAWRMRMLLTTGFRCTKRYLEYHDAVIACLPPGPYHVLPLLGIHPQYQGQRLGEQLLEALHNWCAEDASSQGVVLDTGNGHYLEFYKRQGYEEIGVVAIGPIIEHVFFHPNPQVTVKASA, from the coding sequence ATGCCTGACAGTCTCGCCGAAGTTCGTTTGCTCGATAGCGGTTATGCCCGTGAAGCCCGCTCCTTGTTGTATCAGGCCTACCGCCATGACCCCACATTCGCCTACCTGTTTGAAGCGGAGCGGCCGGGCTATGACCAGCGCGTACGCGCCACGGTACGTGAGTTGGTGCAACAGCATTTTGCCGAAGACCTGCCCGCCATCGGTTTGCTGATTGATGATCGGTTGATCGGCATGGCCCTGATCGCACCGCCACAGCGGCGCATGGACATTACCGAAAGCTGGGCCTGGCGCATGCGTATGCTGTTGACCACCGGTTTTCGTTGCACCAAGCGCTATCTGGAATACCACGATGCAGTGATTGCCTGCCTGCCTCCGGGGCCTTATCACGTGCTGCCGCTACTCGGTATTCACCCGCAATACCAGGGCCAGCGTCTTGGTGAACAACTGCTCGAAGCACTGCACAACTGGTGCGCCGAAGATGCCAGTTCCCAGGGGGTGGTGCTGGATACCGGCAATGGACATTACCTGGAGTTCTATAAGCGTCAGGGGTATGAAGAGATCGGTGTGGTGGCCATCGGCCCGATAATCGAGCACGTGTTCTTCCATCCAAACCCACAGGTCACGGTCAAGGCCAGCGCCTGA
- a CDS encoding autotransporter assembly complex protein TamA: protein MSVFPNLVSGFCLLLLSAAALAEAQLRVRVEPANSALKSNIEGYIGSLGERDAEALQRYRRVAENQAEKAAQALGYYQAQITTEVSSGATPRLSVRIRPGEPVRLRDVVVRVEGPAAQLRAFRTPNNPQLRGGAQLNHGHYDAAKREIQTQASRYGFFAGRFSRQRLTIDPEAGVADIELIYLSGPRYQLGDVSFVGDAPFDEQLLQRMVPFPTHQPYDSALIAELYQALRSSGYFESVQVDANPSTATGEQIPVQVQLQVRKPRSMGLGLGFSTDVGPRGRANWTRHWANPQGHSYGAELELSVPRQNVGLWYDVPLDPPLTDKLRIAGGYQAEDLANTDSSSRLLTVGPEWHSKLDSGWQRVLSLKWQHEQYDLGDDAGTSTLLMPGLSYSYLHSDNQIDPNHGYRLQFDLSGAAKGLLSDANVLHGNIQLKGLTTLFKRHRLLGRVQVGGTESDGFSKVPPSLRFFAGGDQSVRGYDYQSLSPENRAGDKIGGRYLFTSSLEYQYSLTERWRLASFFDQGNTFDSLQIPSLKSAVGLGVRWVSPLGPLRLDLAHPLDNQGGVRLHFSMGPEL from the coding sequence ATGTCTGTGTTCCCAAACCTTGTCAGTGGGTTCTGCCTGCTTTTGCTGAGTGCTGCGGCCCTGGCCGAAGCCCAGCTGCGCGTGCGGGTTGAGCCGGCCAACAGCGCGCTGAAAAGCAATATCGAGGGCTATATCGGCAGTTTGGGCGAGCGCGATGCCGAGGCCTTGCAACGCTATCGTCGGGTTGCCGAAAACCAGGCAGAAAAAGCCGCCCAGGCCCTGGGCTACTACCAGGCGCAGATCACGACTGAAGTTAGCTCAGGCGCAACACCGCGCCTGAGCGTACGCATTCGGCCGGGTGAACCCGTGCGTTTGCGTGATGTGGTGGTGCGCGTTGAAGGACCAGCGGCGCAACTGCGCGCTTTTCGTACACCCAATAACCCGCAATTGCGGGGCGGGGCGCAGCTTAACCACGGTCATTACGATGCGGCCAAGCGCGAAATTCAGACTCAAGCCTCGCGTTATGGCTTCTTCGCCGGGCGCTTTAGCAGGCAGCGACTGACAATTGACCCCGAGGCTGGGGTTGCCGATATCGAGCTGATCTATCTCAGCGGGCCGCGCTATCAGCTGGGCGACGTCAGTTTTGTCGGCGATGCGCCCTTCGATGAACAATTGCTGCAACGCATGGTGCCGTTCCCGACGCACCAGCCCTATGACTCGGCGCTGATTGCCGAGCTGTATCAGGCGCTGCGTTCCAGCGGTTATTTCGAGTCGGTGCAGGTGGACGCCAACCCCAGCACTGCCACTGGTGAGCAGATCCCCGTGCAGGTTCAATTGCAGGTGCGCAAACCGCGCAGCATGGGCCTGGGTTTGGGCTTCTCGACTGATGTTGGCCCGCGCGGCCGGGCCAACTGGACGCGGCACTGGGCCAATCCGCAGGGGCATAGCTATGGCGCGGAGTTGGAGCTGTCCGTACCGCGGCAGAATGTCGGCCTGTGGTACGACGTGCCGCTCGATCCACCACTGACCGACAAGTTGCGTATCGCTGGCGGTTATCAGGCCGAAGACCTGGCCAATACCGACAGCAGCAGCCGTCTGCTGACCGTCGGCCCGGAATGGCATAGCAAACTCGACAGCGGCTGGCAGCGCGTGTTGTCGCTGAAATGGCAGCACGAACAGTACGACCTGGGCGATGACGCGGGGACCAGCACGCTGCTGATGCCAGGCCTGAGTTATTCCTACCTGCACAGCGATAACCAGATCGACCCCAACCACGGCTATCGCTTGCAGTTCGACCTGTCTGGTGCGGCCAAAGGGCTGCTGTCCGATGCCAATGTGCTGCACGGCAATATCCAGCTCAAAGGTCTGACCACCTTATTCAAGCGCCATCGACTGCTGGGGCGGGTGCAGGTGGGTGGCACTGAATCCGATGGGTTTTCAAAGGTGCCGCCGTCGCTGCGCTTCTTCGCGGGGGGTGACCAGAGCGTGCGCGGCTATGACTACCAGAGCCTGTCGCCGGAAAACCGTGCGGGCGACAAGATCGGCGGGCGCTACCTGTTTACCAGCAGCCTGGAATACCAATACAGCCTGACCGAGCGCTGGCGCCTGGCGAGCTTCTTCGATCAGGGCAATACCTTCGATTCGCTGCAGATTCCCTCGTTGAAAAGCGCGGTGGGCCTTGGCGTGCGCTGGGTGTCGCCGCTCGGGCCGCTGCGCCTGGATCTGGCACATCCGCTGGATAATCAGGGCGGCGTGCGCCTGCATTTCTCCATGGGGCCGGAACTGTGA
- a CDS encoding translocation/assembly module TamB domain-containing protein — protein MKRWLRNVLFSLLGLLLVLAISMCLLLGTQGGSRWLLAQVPGLQVDDFDGRLGGSWRATQLRWQQGENSVQVMAPSLDWSPACLLRLTLCIQQLRSGPINLVFPDDEQPSSEPFSLPDLSLPLALQLGQVQIDSLQLNGVEQLQGLQLAARWTAQGIQIDNLSLHIADLQVVLQGQVQTSGNWPLQLNGQLRLPAPEQQAWPLALQLNGELRERVQLTANSSGYLQGELTGWLQPLAEHLPAQLRLQVASFKASAELPDTLNLEQIELNAQGDLRDGYQITGSARLPAAEGAIALALAGLLKADGATIRNLSLSAAPEQQVQLSGELNWQQGLSLDSRFNWQNFPWQRLYPLEEPVPVTLRVLKGELAYQDGNYLGHFAAKLDGPAGAFSLQSPLSGDLQNLYLPELRLHAGQGRAEGQVSLGFAEPLSWDVRLQLSQLDPAYWLAELPGSLAGPLNSSGSLINQQLNLTADIDLSGRLRGQPAKLLAKFAGGLEQGELTALDIRLGDNRISGKAALQQQLSGQLLLTMPRLGQLWPGLQGQLKGQLDLAGNLQAPQGQLQLQGQRLAFADQRLQQLKLDANLNSAQRSRLTLDAQGIQLGETDLGRLTATAAADQQQQSLELQLQGPLLQSQLALAGKLDKGNWRGSLSRGEIQSSGQDWRLQQPATLVRLANGQLSLGAHCWRSGDASLCGTEQRLLPQPTLNYQLSNFPMESLAALWPKDFAWQGELNGRLQLHMPASGPNGSLELDAGSGIWRIRDQQQWLEFAYDSLRLSTQLRPQRIDSLLELHGPAMGELSLQAQLDPRPASKPLSGNFRLNGLDLALARPFVPMVERIAGQLNGAGSLSGGLLAPQINGNLRVLNGELSGAELPMNIEQLQLQARIEGEQLQLEGDWRSGEQGQGSLNGELSWADGLVANMQLRGSRLPVTVEPYAALEVEPDLHFSLRDEQLSLAGKVLIPSGTIEVRELPPSTVQVSSDAQVMGRDSTEPQATAIAMDIDVEVGQQRLTFSGFGLHAELLGRLHIGNDLDTRGELSLNKGRFRAYGQRLNVRRARLLFAGPIDQPFLDIEAVRQVDDVTAGLRLSGNAAQPTSTVFSEPAMSQEQALSYLIMGRPLGQGGGDNTMLAQAALALGMAGSASLVNNVAQGLGIRDFQLDTQGSGVTTSVVASGNLSERLSLRYGVGVFEPANTIALRYELSRKLYLEAASGLASSLDLFYRREF, from the coding sequence GTGAAGCGCTGGTTACGCAATGTGCTGTTCAGTCTGCTTGGGCTGCTGCTGGTGTTAGCCATCAGCATGTGCCTGCTGCTGGGCACCCAAGGCGGCAGTCGCTGGTTATTGGCGCAGGTGCCGGGCTTGCAGGTGGACGACTTCGATGGGCGCTTGGGCGGCAGCTGGCGCGCGACACAGCTGCGCTGGCAGCAGGGCGAGAATAGTGTGCAGGTAATGGCGCCTAGCCTGGATTGGTCGCCGGCCTGTCTACTGCGTCTGACCCTGTGTATCCAGCAACTGCGTAGCGGGCCGATCAACTTGGTTTTTCCTGACGATGAGCAGCCCAGCAGCGAGCCGTTCAGTCTGCCGGACCTGAGCCTGCCGCTGGCGTTGCAACTGGGGCAGGTGCAGATCGACAGCCTGCAGCTCAATGGCGTCGAACAGCTGCAAGGGCTGCAGCTGGCCGCGCGTTGGACTGCGCAGGGCATTCAGATCGATAACCTCAGCTTGCATATCGCCGATCTGCAGGTGGTGTTGCAGGGCCAGGTGCAAACCTCGGGCAACTGGCCGCTGCAACTGAACGGACAACTGCGATTGCCTGCGCCCGAGCAGCAGGCTTGGCCGCTGGCATTGCAGCTCAACGGTGAACTGCGCGAACGGGTGCAACTGACAGCCAATAGCAGCGGGTATCTGCAGGGTGAATTGACGGGCTGGTTGCAGCCTTTGGCTGAACACTTGCCAGCGCAACTGCGTTTGCAGGTCGCCAGCTTCAAGGCCAGCGCCGAGTTGCCCGATACGTTGAATCTTGAGCAGATTGAGCTCAATGCCCAAGGCGATCTGCGGGATGGCTATCAGATCACTGGCAGTGCCAGGTTGCCGGCAGCCGAGGGGGCGATTGCCCTGGCGCTGGCGGGGCTGCTCAAGGCTGACGGTGCGACCATCCGCAACTTGAGCTTGTCTGCCGCCCCTGAGCAGCAGGTACAGCTCAGTGGCGAGTTGAACTGGCAGCAGGGCCTGAGCCTGGACAGCCGCTTCAATTGGCAGAACTTCCCCTGGCAGCGGCTTTATCCGCTGGAGGAACCCGTGCCGGTGACATTGCGGGTGCTCAAGGGTGAACTGGCTTATCAGGATGGCAACTACCTTGGGCATTTCGCCGCCAAACTGGATGGCCCGGCCGGTGCCTTTAGCCTACAAAGTCCGCTGAGTGGCGATCTGCAAAATCTGTATTTACCTGAACTGCGCCTGCACGCTGGCCAGGGGCGCGCCGAAGGCCAGGTCAGCCTGGGTTTTGCCGAGCCGCTGAGCTGGGATGTGCGGTTGCAGTTGAGTCAGCTTGATCCGGCTTACTGGCTGGCCGAGTTACCCGGCAGCCTGGCGGGCCCCTTGAACAGCTCAGGCAGCTTGATCAATCAGCAGCTCAACCTCACCGCTGATATCGACCTCAGCGGTCGCTTGCGCGGTCAGCCGGCCAAGCTGCTGGCGAAGTTTGCCGGCGGCCTGGAGCAGGGCGAGCTGACGGCGTTGGATATTCGCCTCGGCGATAACCGCATCAGTGGCAAGGCCGCCTTGCAGCAACAGCTGAGTGGTCAGTTGCTACTAACGATGCCGCGACTGGGCCAGCTGTGGCCGGGTCTACAGGGTCAGCTCAAAGGCCAGCTGGATTTGGCCGGCAACCTGCAAGCCCCCCAGGGCCAATTGCAGCTGCAAGGTCAGCGCCTGGCTTTTGCCGACCAGCGCCTGCAACAACTCAAACTCGACGCCAATCTGAACAGCGCCCAGCGTAGCCGGCTCACCCTGGATGCGCAGGGCATTCAGCTCGGTGAAACTGACCTGGGCCGTCTGACTGCCACAGCCGCCGCGGATCAGCAGCAACAGAGCCTTGAATTGCAGCTGCAAGGCCCCTTGCTGCAAAGTCAGCTGGCCCTGGCCGGCAAGCTGGACAAGGGTAACTGGCGCGGCAGCCTGAGCCGTGGCGAGATACAAAGCAGCGGCCAGGACTGGCGCTTGCAGCAGCCGGCCACACTGGTGCGGCTGGCCAATGGGCAGCTCAGCCTGGGCGCGCATTGCTGGCGTTCTGGTGATGCCAGCCTGTGTGGCACGGAGCAGCGCCTGCTGCCGCAGCCCACGCTGAACTACCAGCTGAGCAACTTCCCCATGGAAAGTTTGGCGGCCCTGTGGCCCAAGGATTTCGCCTGGCAAGGCGAGTTGAATGGTCGGCTGCAGCTGCATATGCCGGCCAGCGGCCCGAATGGCAGCCTGGAACTGGATGCCGGCAGCGGCATCTGGCGCATTCGTGATCAGCAACAGTGGCTGGAGTTTGCCTACGACAGCCTGCGCCTGAGTACACAGTTACGCCCGCAGCGCATTGATAGCCTTCTGGAGCTGCATGGCCCAGCCATGGGTGAGCTGTCGCTGCAGGCGCAGCTTGATCCGCGCCCGGCGAGCAAGCCGCTGTCTGGCAACTTCCGCCTCAATGGTCTGGACTTGGCGCTGGCTCGCCCGTTTGTGCCGATGGTCGAGCGTATTGCCGGGCAGCTGAATGGCGCGGGCAGCTTGTCGGGTGGGCTGTTGGCGCCGCAGATCAACGGCAACCTGCGCGTGCTTAATGGCGAATTAAGCGGCGCTGAGCTGCCGATGAATATCGAGCAGCTGCAACTGCAGGCGCGTATCGAGGGTGAGCAGCTGCAGTTGGAGGGCGACTGGCGCAGTGGCGAGCAAGGGCAGGGCAGCCTGAATGGCGAGCTGAGCTGGGCTGATGGACTGGTGGCGAACATGCAGCTGCGTGGCAGTCGTCTGCCGGTCACTGTCGAGCCCTATGCCGCGCTGGAGGTCGAGCCGGATCTGCATTTCAGCCTGCGTGATGAGCAACTGTCGCTGGCCGGCAAGGTGCTGATTCCCAGCGGCACGATTGAGGTGCGTGAGTTGCCGCCCTCAACCGTGCAGGTTTCCAGCGATGCTCAGGTGATGGGGCGCGACAGCACTGAGCCACAGGCCACGGCGATTGCCATGGATATTGATGTCGAAGTCGGCCAGCAACGCCTGACCTTCAGCGGCTTTGGCCTGCATGCCGAGCTGCTTGGCCGGTTGCATATCGGCAATGACCTCGACACTCGAGGCGAGCTGAGCCTGAACAAGGGCCGCTTCCGCGCCTATGGCCAGCGCTTGAATGTGCGCCGCGCGCGGCTGTTGTTCGCCGGGCCGATTGATCAGCCATTTCTCGATATCGAGGCGGTGCGTCAGGTGGATGATGTGACGGCCGGCCTGCGCCTGAGTGGCAATGCTGCGCAACCGACCAGCACGGTGTTTTCTGAGCCCGCGATGAGTCAGGAACAGGCGCTGTCCTACCTGATCATGGGACGTCCGCTGGGGCAGGGCGGAGGGGATAACACAATGTTGGCGCAGGCCGCGTTGGCTCTGGGCATGGCCGGCAGTGCATCATTGGTTAACAACGTCGCGCAGGGGCTGGGCATTCGCGATTTTCAACTGGATACCCAGGGCAGTGGTGTGACCACCAGCGTGGTGGCCAGCGGGAATCTGTCCGAGCGCCTGAGCCTGCGTTATGGCGTCGGGGTGTTCGAACCGGCGAACACCATCGCCCTGCGATACGAGCTAAGCCGCAAGCTTTACCTTGAGGCCGCCAGCGGATTGGCCAGCTCCTTGGATCTGTTTTATCGACGTGAATTTTAG
- a CDS encoding alanine/glycine:cation symporter family protein, translating to MEFINTLVNQLNGVVWGPPMLVMILGTGLFLMLRLKFMPLSKIGAGFKLMWQGRQKGDAESGEISPFQALMTCLAATVGTGNIAGVATAIFLGGPGALFWMWCTALVGMATKYSEVVLAVHYREKDERGEHVGGPMYAIKNGLGKKWLWLGTAFAIFGGFAGFGIGNMVQVNSMAAALHTTFNIPLWVTGVVTMVITGLVILGGIKRIGKVAASLVPFMCVTYIMASIVVLVVHADAIPGAFELIFTHAFSPVAATGGFAGAAVMAAIRFGVARGIFSNEAGLGTAGIAQAAGTTNSPVRSGMIGMIGTFIDTIIICSMTGLAIICSGVWTSGASGAALSAAAFESAMPGVGGYILTIALVIFAYTTILGWSYYGERCWEYLVGTKAILPFRILWVLAVPFGAIAQLDFAWLVADTLNGLMAIPNLLSLLLLSPIVVKLTKDHFAKN from the coding sequence ATGGAATTTATCAATACCCTGGTCAATCAACTCAACGGCGTGGTCTGGGGACCGCCCATGCTGGTGATGATTCTTGGCACCGGCCTGTTCCTCATGTTGCGCCTGAAATTCATGCCGTTGAGCAAGATCGGTGCAGGCTTCAAGCTGATGTGGCAAGGCCGGCAGAAAGGCGATGCGGAAAGTGGCGAGATCAGCCCATTCCAGGCCTTGATGACTTGCCTGGCCGCCACGGTGGGGACGGGCAACATCGCTGGCGTGGCTACCGCCATTTTCCTCGGTGGCCCAGGTGCACTGTTCTGGATGTGGTGTACCGCACTGGTTGGCATGGCCACCAAATACAGTGAAGTGGTGCTGGCGGTGCACTACCGCGAGAAGGATGAGCGCGGCGAACACGTCGGTGGTCCGATGTATGCGATCAAGAATGGCCTGGGCAAGAAGTGGCTGTGGCTGGGCACAGCGTTTGCCATCTTCGGCGGCTTTGCCGGTTTCGGTATCGGCAACATGGTGCAGGTCAACAGCATGGCAGCCGCCTTGCACACCACCTTCAACATTCCGCTGTGGGTGACCGGTGTGGTGACCATGGTGATCACCGGGCTGGTGATTCTTGGCGGGATCAAGCGCATCGGTAAGGTTGCCGCGTCGCTGGTGCCCTTTATGTGTGTGACCTACATCATGGCCTCGATTGTGGTGCTGGTGGTGCATGCCGACGCGATTCCGGGTGCATTCGAACTGATCTTCACCCATGCCTTCAGCCCTGTTGCGGCCACGGGCGGTTTTGCTGGTGCAGCGGTCATGGCGGCGATTCGCTTTGGTGTGGCACGCGGCATCTTCTCCAACGAAGCCGGTCTGGGTACTGCGGGTATCGCACAGGCGGCCGGTACCACCAACAGCCCGGTGCGCTCGGGGATGATCGGCATGATCGGCACCTTTATCGACACCATCATCATCTGCTCGATGACCGGTCTGGCAATCATCTGCTCCGGCGTGTGGACCAGCGGTGCCAGCGGGGCGGCCTTGTCGGCCGCGGCTTTTGAGTCGGCCATGCCTGGCGTCGGCGGTTATATCCTGACCATCGCACTGGTGATCTTTGCCTATACCACCATCCTGGGCTGGAGTTACTACGGTGAGCGTTGCTGGGAATACCTGGTAGGCACCAAGGCCATTCTGCCGTTCCGTATACTCTGGGTCCTGGCCGTGCCGTTCGGGGCGATTGCCCAGTTGGACTTTGCCTGGCTGGTGGCCGATACCCTCAATGGCCTGATGGCAATCCCTAACCTGCTGTCGCTGCTGCTGCTCAGCCCGATCGTGGTCAAACTGACCAAGGATCATTTCGCAAAAAATTGA
- the tpx gene encoding thiol peroxidase — MAQVTLKGSPVEVAGQLPQVGQQAPAFSLVAGDLSDVSLASLAGKRKVLNIFPSVDTPTCATSVRTFNTRASQLANTVVLCISTDLPFAQARFCGAEGLQNVINLSTMRGAEFLNNYGVAIASGPLVGVAARAVVVLDEHDKVLHSELVSEIADEPNYDAALAVLK; from the coding sequence ATGGCACAAGTCACGCTCAAAGGTTCCCCGGTTGAAGTTGCCGGTCAGTTGCCGCAGGTAGGCCAACAGGCCCCGGCGTTCAGCCTGGTCGCCGGCGACCTGAGTGATGTCAGCCTGGCCAGCCTGGCCGGCAAGCGTAAAGTCCTGAACATTTTCCCAAGTGTTGATACCCCAACCTGCGCCACCTCGGTGCGCACCTTCAACACCCGTGCCAGCCAACTGGCCAACACCGTGGTGCTGTGCATTTCCACCGACCTGCCGTTCGCCCAGGCCCGTTTCTGCGGTGCCGAAGGCCTGCAGAACGTGATCAACCTGTCGACCATGCGCGGTGCCGAGTTCCTCAACAACTACGGTGTGGCCATCGCCAGCGGCCCGCTGGTGGGTGTTGCTGCCCGCGCGGTGGTGGTGCTGGATGAGCACGACAAAGTGCTGCACAGCGAATTGGTGAGCGAGATCGCTGACGAGCCGAACTACGACGCGGCCTTGGCTGTTCTCAAGTAA
- a CDS encoding MdtA/MuxA family multidrug efflux RND transporter periplasmic adaptor subunit → MPDTQFTRRPRNLSRQWLIGLVLLAALLLLLWWFWPSKAQRPPMGRGPFGDMGPVPVRVAEATAGNFQVELKALGTVTAYNTVNVRGRVDGQLVKLLFKDGQQVKAGDLLAVIDPRPYEIALQQAQGALQESQAQLRNAELDLARYRGLYAEESIAKQTLDTQEALVNQYRGGIKSLQANVATARLNLDFTQVRAPISGRLGIRQADVGNLVGSGDTLPLVVITQTLPIAVTFTLPEAELPAVVQQLRAGETLAVEAWDRSERLKLAEGELESVDNLIDTATGTVKLKARFANAEEMLFPNQFVNVRLRVKTLQDVTLMPSAALQFGANGTFVYIVDAEDKVQMTPVTIGASNGQLNVVEQGLKPGQRLVLEGMDRLRSGNKVEVIGDLPVAAQAQPSSPEHKGAPRAQ, encoded by the coding sequence ATGCCTGATACACAGTTCACCCGCCGTCCCCGCAACCTGTCGCGCCAATGGCTGATCGGCCTTGTGCTGCTCGCCGCGCTGCTCCTCCTGCTCTGGTGGTTTTGGCCCAGCAAAGCGCAGCGTCCGCCCATGGGCCGCGGGCCTTTTGGTGACATGGGACCAGTCCCGGTAAGAGTGGCCGAGGCTACAGCAGGAAACTTTCAGGTTGAACTCAAGGCCCTCGGCACCGTCACGGCCTATAACACTGTTAATGTGCGTGGCCGGGTCGATGGTCAGCTGGTCAAACTGCTGTTCAAGGATGGCCAGCAGGTTAAAGCAGGCGATCTGCTCGCGGTGATCGACCCACGTCCCTATGAAATTGCCCTGCAGCAAGCCCAGGGCGCGCTGCAAGAAAGTCAGGCGCAGCTGCGCAATGCCGAACTGGACCTGGCGCGTTACCGTGGGCTGTATGCAGAAGAGTCGATCGCCAAGCAGACGCTTGATACGCAGGAAGCGCTGGTCAACCAGTACCGTGGCGGAATCAAGAGTCTGCAGGCGAATGTTGCAACTGCACGGCTCAACCTCGATTTCACTCAGGTACGTGCACCGATCAGCGGTCGTCTGGGCATTCGCCAGGCGGATGTCGGTAACCTGGTCGGCTCCGGCGATACCTTGCCGCTGGTGGTGATTACCCAGACCTTGCCCATCGCCGTAACCTTCACCTTGCCAGAAGCCGAGCTACCTGCCGTGGTACAGCAGCTGCGCGCGGGGGAAACCCTGGCCGTTGAGGCCTGGGACCGCAGCGAGAGACTCAAACTGGCCGAAGGCGAACTGGAGAGCGTCGATAACCTGATCGACACCGCGACCGGCACGGTCAAGCTCAAGGCGCGTTTTGCCAACGCCGAGGAAATGCTCTTCCCCAACCAGTTCGTCAATGTACGCCTGCGCGTAAAGACCCTGCAGGACGTCACGTTGATGCCGTCGGCGGCGCTGCAATTCGGTGCCAACGGGACGTTCGTCTACATAGTCGATGCAGAAGACAAGGTGCAGATGACTCCCGTGACCATAGGTGCCAGCAATGGTCAGCTGAATGTGGTCGAGCAAGGCCTCAAGCCCGGCCAACGTTTGGTGCTGGAAGGCATGGATCGACTGCGCTCGGGCAACAAGGTCGAGGTCATCGGCGATCTGCCGGTTGCAGCCCAGGCCCAACCGTCAAGCCCTGAGCACAAGGGAGCGCCGCGCGCCCAATGA